The following are encoded in a window of Leptospira sp. WS60.C2 genomic DNA:
- a CDS encoding exodeoxyribonuclease V subunit gamma: MPIHYFAGLHLHEITSELTKQIKKEQIENPLRMPLVVVPNTNLIPWLKLNIPKYNDSQLSINIEFTFLEKAILKTIFASLQIPPWAEEEEFYDYNSFKKDCFRFLYENQSTLFQKHPEIKTYISDLPKLYYLSDLLTKYFKDYELNRSDWIHNWLRGTKSQIPNHLTKDPYWELEKEIYLGINKDDKKNLFYYLEKGKELSLQGSLHFFCLSNLSGTYIDFLKTVSKNPNFKIYIYQFHNGKVIGQNPEKTKNYLSIFAKPQSYIAKEFSNATKQKEKSKYASGGMLAKLKSILLEEQVKDENYLNDQTVRVWNAPSEYREMESIAHDILHKISTSKGNLSLLDFAILVPNTNDYKAAIEWVFHGGIYTTQRIEETPTLHRLNYSLSDLVAKDSSLLYKVFSILFPSFLNQRIEKDDFIQLLENPLITGKNKTESSDQTNSVSQLLNSLGSLYDENKEENPYTISFGVKRAVLSVISDEKTTWDKMGMITDPLAEEDSVLHLNLVWEQIKSLQSFFTSEFLQLPTSERFKSFEFKWNQFFKFSEETENERIYLTTWLDTIAKWCDTEWNNVNDFLQFLTLQTDEIFSNIATQKGNYLTEGITISLLQPMRPIPFSHIYIVGLGEGKFPGSKDLSRFNLRKNDAKPWDLNRVEIQESLLWETILSAEDSITFSFVGKNTLEDKEFEPCSSLFEIMNSLGIDRATEIPLTSYSRFYEKEILHSYDFARNLKQYRGLATELPKPSFTSLEDWPLPSSEFKSKKEISITSIASAFKNPILPYIKENLGYIDDEEETSAEEPFYFNALETYLFKSKFVPLFTESLANEEVWPWDKDSIQRKINEFSQIAEKKAEFPYGAFHLVTTETLFEELTAIAEVYKTLKAELFSNANGMVFLSSLSMGDTGLRDGIQLPSFPLDENQSITGEWENLIAIGDTYYWFYPRSFIPKPEKGNEFVKDYFGKMILLFLSACLFRTIGKKLVIIPILSKQKEKDMILPLDHLPEVESANYIRSVVNLINESPPMYIPNPGLNLFFAELGMEDLEKGDDALETAWKEFLEEESDQILEFESEHMKLSPYGKDLLNQFSFKKVYPLLLPLLRKGF, encoded by the coding sequence TTGCCAATACATTATTTTGCAGGACTCCATCTGCACGAAATCACTTCGGAACTAACCAAACAAATCAAGAAGGAACAAATTGAAAATCCACTCCGTATGCCACTTGTGGTTGTGCCGAATACCAATTTAATTCCTTGGTTAAAACTCAACATCCCGAAATACAATGACTCACAACTTTCGATCAACATTGAATTTACATTCTTAGAAAAAGCGATTTTAAAAACGATATTTGCTTCCTTACAAATTCCTCCTTGGGCAGAAGAGGAAGAATTTTATGATTACAATTCATTTAAAAAAGATTGTTTTCGTTTCCTCTATGAAAACCAAAGCACCTTATTCCAAAAACATCCGGAGATCAAAACATACATATCCGATTTACCAAAGTTATACTATTTATCTGATCTTTTGACAAAGTATTTCAAAGACTATGAATTGAATAGGTCAGATTGGATTCACAACTGGCTAAGGGGTACGAAGAGTCAAATCCCAAACCATCTCACAAAGGATCCTTACTGGGAATTGGAAAAAGAAATTTATCTTGGGATTAATAAAGACGACAAGAAAAACTTATTCTATTACCTGGAGAAAGGGAAAGAGTTATCTCTCCAAGGGAGTTTGCACTTTTTTTGTTTGTCCAATTTGTCAGGGACTTATATTGATTTTTTGAAAACGGTTTCGAAGAATCCAAATTTCAAAATCTATATCTACCAATTTCATAATGGTAAAGTCATCGGACAAAATCCAGAGAAAACCAAAAACTACTTATCCATATTTGCAAAACCACAATCTTATATAGCAAAAGAATTTTCAAACGCTACGAAACAAAAAGAAAAATCCAAATATGCAAGTGGTGGCATGCTTGCAAAGCTAAAGTCCATCTTACTTGAGGAACAGGTGAAGGATGAGAACTACTTAAACGACCAAACGGTTCGGGTATGGAATGCACCTTCTGAATACCGCGAGATGGAATCCATTGCACATGATATCCTTCATAAAATCAGCACAAGCAAAGGCAACTTAAGCTTGTTAGACTTTGCAATCCTTGTTCCCAATACCAATGATTACAAAGCAGCGATTGAATGGGTTTTTCATGGTGGGATTTATACAACACAAAGGATAGAAGAGACCCCTACTCTCCACCGATTGAATTATTCTCTTTCTGATTTAGTAGCAAAAGATTCTTCTTTGTTATACAAAGTATTTTCAATTCTCTTCCCATCGTTTTTAAACCAACGCATTGAAAAAGACGATTTCATTCAATTGCTCGAGAATCCACTCATCACTGGCAAAAACAAAACAGAATCCTCTGACCAAACAAATTCCGTAAGCCAACTACTCAATTCTCTTGGTTCTCTTTATGATGAAAACAAAGAGGAGAATCCTTATACCATTTCCTTCGGAGTGAAACGCGCAGTCCTATCTGTCATCAGTGATGAAAAAACCACTTGGGACAAGATGGGTATGATCACAGATCCTTTGGCAGAAGAAGATTCTGTTTTGCATTTGAATTTGGTTTGGGAACAAATCAAATCCTTACAATCGTTTTTTACATCAGAATTTTTACAGTTACCTACAAGTGAACGATTTAAGTCATTCGAATTCAAATGGAATCAGTTCTTCAAGTTTAGTGAGGAAACAGAAAACGAAAGGATCTATTTGACAACTTGGTTAGATACGATTGCGAAATGGTGTGATACCGAATGGAACAATGTAAACGACTTCTTACAATTCCTAACCTTACAAACAGATGAAATCTTTTCGAACATTGCGACTCAAAAAGGAAATTACCTAACAGAAGGGATTACGATTTCTCTTTTACAACCCATGCGACCCATTCCCTTTTCCCATATCTATATCGTAGGGTTAGGCGAAGGAAAATTTCCTGGATCCAAAGATCTATCTAGGTTTAATCTTAGAAAAAATGATGCAAAACCTTGGGATTTGAATCGAGTTGAAATCCAAGAATCGTTACTCTGGGAAACCATTTTATCAGCGGAAGATAGCATCACTTTTTCCTTTGTTGGAAAGAATACATTAGAAGATAAGGAATTTGAGCCTTGTTCTAGTTTATTTGAGATTATGAATTCACTTGGAATCGATAGAGCAACAGAAATCCCACTAACATCCTATAGTCGATTTTATGAGAAGGAAATTTTACATTCCTATGATTTTGCAAGGAACTTAAAACAATACAGAGGTTTAGCGACAGAATTGCCGAAACCAAGTTTTACTTCCTTAGAAGATTGGCCTTTGCCTAGTTCTGAATTCAAATCCAAAAAAGAAATCTCAATTACTTCCATTGCTTCTGCCTTTAAAAATCCGATTCTCCCTTACATCAAAGAGAACTTAGGTTATATAGATGATGAAGAGGAAACGTCTGCGGAAGAACCATTTTATTTCAATGCATTGGAAACATACCTATTCAAATCAAAATTTGTGCCTCTCTTTACGGAATCATTGGCAAACGAAGAAGTTTGGCCTTGGGACAAAGATTCGATTCAGCGAAAAATCAATGAGTTCAGTCAAATCGCAGAGAAAAAAGCTGAGTTTCCCTATGGTGCTTTCCATTTAGTCACAACAGAAACCTTATTTGAGGAACTCACTGCAATTGCAGAAGTGTATAAGACATTAAAGGCAGAGCTCTTTTCGAATGCGAATGGAATGGTTTTTTTAAGTTCCCTCTCGATGGGTGATACTGGCTTACGTGACGGCATTCAATTACCATCCTTTCCTTTGGATGAAAACCAATCCATCACCGGTGAGTGGGAAAATCTCATTGCGATCGGTGATACTTACTATTGGTTTTATCCAAGAAGTTTTATTCCAAAACCAGAAAAAGGAAATGAATTCGTAAAAGATTATTTTGGAAAGATGATCCTTCTTTTCCTCAGTGCCTGTCTCTTCCGAACGATTGGAAAAAAATTAGTCATCATTCCCATCTTATCAAAACAAAAAGAAAAGGATATGATCCTTCCCTTGGATCATTTACCAGAAGTGGAATCTGCCAATTACATTCGAAGCGTTGTCAACCTCATCAATGAATCACCACCTATGTACATACCAAATCCTGGACTCAATTTGTTTTTTGCCGAGCTAGGAATGGAAGACTTGGAAAAGGGTGATGATGCATTAGAAACTGCATGGAAGGAATTTTTAGAAGAAGAGTCGGACCAAATCTTAGAATTTGAATCAGAGCATATGAAACTATCACCTTATGGGAAGGATTTATTAAACCAATTTTCGTTCAAGAAGGTCTATCCCCTACTCTTACCCCTTCTGAGAAAAGGATTTTAA
- a CDS encoding ArdC family protein: MKQNNSKKIIQSITKDVMEAIQSGSLQEWVKPWQSFGFPWNAFTCKEYGFLNALWLTNVLVKFGFIYPIWATENQWKKLGYSLKAGESPKTEVVYPCRVQIPIIPQKKTAVDGEEDDQGEIEIEYKSCLVHRVYPVLNISQVKIPDCECEMFVKKTVQNAPESVSEFVHSIKHKMEEVGNDRAAYVVQSDTIWMPKKEYFKTEADYWAVYLHELGHWTGAFHRLNRDLSDGFRNYAFEELVAELCSAIFAGEFGFSGELQHKEYIGSWLSILENNPRVIVKAGYLAMEAVEYLKKEAKKGVGVS, encoded by the coding sequence ATGAAACAGAACAATTCAAAGAAAATAATTCAGAGTATTACAAAAGATGTGATGGAGGCAATCCAGTCGGGCAGTCTTCAGGAGTGGGTCAAACCTTGGCAGAGTTTTGGCTTTCCATGGAATGCATTTACATGCAAAGAATATGGTTTTCTGAATGCCTTATGGCTCACCAATGTCTTAGTGAAGTTTGGGTTTATTTATCCCATTTGGGCAACAGAGAACCAATGGAAAAAACTTGGTTATTCTTTGAAAGCAGGGGAATCTCCAAAAACAGAAGTTGTATACCCTTGCCGTGTTCAAATTCCTATCATTCCCCAAAAGAAAACTGCGGTTGATGGTGAAGAAGATGATCAAGGTGAAATAGAAATTGAATATAAGTCGTGTTTGGTTCATAGGGTATATCCTGTCTTAAACATCTCTCAAGTCAAAATTCCTGATTGTGAATGTGAAATGTTTGTCAAGAAGACAGTACAAAATGCTCCGGAAAGCGTTTCTGAGTTTGTGCATTCGATCAAACACAAGATGGAAGAGGTCGGGAATGATCGAGCAGCGTATGTTGTCCAATCAGATACAATTTGGATGCCAAAAAAGGAGTATTTCAAAACTGAAGCTGACTATTGGGCGGTTTACTTACACGAGTTAGGCCATTGGACTGGGGCATTTCACAGATTGAATCGAGATTTATCTGATGGTTTTCGGAATTATGCTTTTGAAGAATTAGTCGCTGAACTTTGCTCGGCTATCTTTGCTGGTGAATTTGGTTTTAGCGGAGAGTTGCAACATAAAGAATACATTGGGTCTTGGTTGAGTATCTTGGAAAACAATCCACGTGTGATCGTTAAAGCAGGATATCTTGCTATGGAAGCGGTGGAATATTTGAAGAAAGAAGCGAAGAAGGGGGTGGGGGTGAGTTAA
- a CDS encoding response regulator: MKLENRILLVEDEVLIAKLESRQLTSYGYTVTHALSGEEALDLVQSQESNFDLVLMDIDLGHGMDGIQTAIQILQLKELPVVFLSSHTEVEIVEKTQQVTSYGYVVKGSGITVLDASIKMAYRLFQEKWKVQQHQKSLEEAERNFSEILQYSTEGILSINSDFKVITINEAAKKEYYQCFSANIEIGDSFLEAIPYHYQSDWRRRINLAFKGEPYQTDLEIENNGNTFWSDVRIYPIFRDGKIARVGVFSRDITEKQEVEAAARIQEEKYKNLFLNIAEEIHLWKVIRNQTGRIISWKLEDVNPAGLNAWNKTREETIGKETGEIWPETNPVEQFLPIVNQIFRDRLPYSWESYFPGTDQTLRMTSTSFGEYFFSIGQDVTEYRQTEARLKKEIQEKETLLREIHHRVKNNVTSIEGFLDLQLQASNQAEVQEALRCAISYVTAVRVLYDRMLMNQNFNQISLKNYLTSLIDAFLDLYNKNNQVHVSLSIQDILVKANLAIPLGIIANELLTNSFKYAFSGKNETPAQITVTLREEKQDGNLIFVVQDNGIGFDRSLTTFHPGFGISMVEMLAESLKGKLKITNENGTKCFLKFPLV, encoded by the coding sequence ATGAAGCTTGAAAACCGAATTCTATTGGTAGAAGATGAGGTACTCATCGCAAAACTAGAAAGCCGTCAGTTGACAAGTTATGGATATACGGTAACACATGCTTTAAGTGGCGAAGAGGCACTCGACCTAGTCCAATCACAAGAATCAAATTTTGATTTAGTTCTGATGGATATTGATTTAGGTCACGGCATGGATGGCATCCAAACCGCGATTCAAATTTTGCAATTGAAAGAGTTACCAGTCGTATTTTTATCCAGTCACACAGAAGTAGAAATCGTTGAGAAGACACAACAGGTGACTTCTTATGGATATGTTGTGAAAGGATCAGGGATCACAGTCCTAGATGCATCCATAAAAATGGCCTACCGACTCTTCCAAGAAAAATGGAAAGTGCAACAACACCAAAAGTCATTAGAAGAAGCTGAAAGAAATTTTTCAGAGATCTTACAATATTCTACTGAAGGCATTTTATCGATCAATTCTGATTTTAAAGTCATTACGATCAATGAAGCTGCTAAAAAAGAATATTATCAATGTTTCTCTGCTAATATTGAAATTGGAGACAGTTTTTTAGAGGCAATCCCTTATCATTACCAATCGGATTGGCGAAGGAGAATCAACTTAGCTTTCAAAGGGGAACCATACCAAACTGATTTAGAAATAGAAAACAATGGAAACACATTTTGGTCGGATGTGCGTATTTATCCAATCTTTAGAGATGGTAAAATAGCAAGAGTAGGAGTCTTTAGTAGAGATATCACGGAGAAACAGGAAGTAGAAGCAGCTGCCCGGATCCAAGAGGAAAAGTACAAAAATTTATTTCTCAATATAGCAGAAGAAATTCATCTTTGGAAAGTCATTAGAAATCAAACAGGCCGGATAATCTCGTGGAAATTGGAAGATGTGAATCCAGCAGGTTTGAATGCATGGAACAAAACGCGAGAGGAAACAATTGGCAAAGAAACAGGTGAAATATGGCCAGAAACAAATCCCGTGGAACAATTTTTGCCAATCGTGAATCAAATTTTTAGGGATAGACTTCCTTACTCTTGGGAATCCTATTTCCCTGGAACAGACCAAACTCTTCGTATGACAAGCACTTCCTTTGGTGAATATTTTTTTTCCATCGGACAAGACGTTACAGAATATCGTCAAACAGAAGCAAGGCTAAAAAAAGAGATTCAAGAAAAAGAAACTTTATTAAGAGAAATTCATCACCGAGTCAAAAACAATGTCACGAGTATTGAAGGATTTTTAGATTTACAGCTTCAAGCATCGAATCAAGCAGAAGTGCAAGAGGCATTACGATGTGCCATTTCATACGTAACAGCTGTTCGCGTTCTATATGATAGAATGTTAATGAATCAAAACTTCAATCAAATATCTCTAAAAAATTATCTCACAAGTTTGATTGATGCATTTTTAGATTTATACAATAAAAATAATCAAGTGCATGTTTCACTTTCTATACAAGATATTTTGGTAAAAGCAAATTTGGCAATCCCTCTGGGCATCATTGCAAACGAACTTTTGACAAATTCTTTTAAATATGCCTTTTCTGGTAAAAACGAAACACCTGCTCAAATCACTGTGACCCTTCGTGAGGAAAAGCAAGATGGCAATCTTATCTTTGTGGTGCAAGACAATGGAATCGGTTTTGATCGAAGTCTAACAACATTCCATCCTGGCTTTGGAATTTCTATGGTGGAGATGTTAGCAGAAAGTTTGAAAGGCAAATTAAAGATCACAAATGAAAATGGGACAAAGTGTTTCTTGAAGTTTCCACTTGTTTGA
- a CDS encoding DUF167 domain-containing protein, with protein sequence MKFSVKVKTNQKTQELKFVSNQECIVRLKSLPIEGKANQELISLFSEHFKIPKKEIKIVSGEHSKIKWIEIPLTD encoded by the coding sequence ATGAAATTTAGCGTTAAGGTAAAAACGAATCAAAAAACCCAAGAACTCAAATTTGTATCGAATCAAGAATGCATTGTAAGGTTAAAATCGTTGCCAATCGAAGGAAAGGCCAATCAAGAATTAATCTCCCTTTTTTCTGAACACTTTAAAATTCCGAAAAAAGAAATCAAAATTGTTTCCGGAGAACATTCAAAGATAAAATGGATCGAAATTCCGTTGACAGATTGA
- a CDS encoding ABC transporter ATP-binding protein, whose product MKHSNPLLQTRNLGKTYQVGEVPLVALHSVNLDFYEGELTVMLGASGSGKSTLLNILGGLDTATTGEVIFHGKTLALESDAGLTLYRRNYVGFVFQFYNLIPSLTSEENVRLVTDLSEKSMSPLEALTLVKLQDRKDHFPAQLSGGEQQRVAIARAIAKRPELLLCDEPTGALDFKTGRIVLEAITGINKDLGTTTVVITHNESIAQIADRIILVKDGTIVSDTKNHHKKSVSEVSW is encoded by the coding sequence ATGAAACATTCTAACCCCCTCTTACAGACTAGAAATCTTGGCAAAACCTACCAAGTTGGTGAAGTACCTTTGGTAGCTCTTCATTCGGTCAATTTAGATTTTTATGAGGGTGAATTAACGGTTATGTTAGGTGCTTCGGGTTCAGGAAAATCGACATTACTGAATATACTTGGTGGGCTTGACACAGCCACAACAGGCGAGGTTATATTTCATGGCAAAACTCTCGCATTAGAATCTGATGCAGGCCTTACTTTGTATCGTAGAAATTATGTTGGATTTGTATTTCAATTTTATAATTTGATTCCCAGTCTTACCTCTGAAGAAAATGTACGTTTGGTTACCGATTTATCTGAGAAATCCATGTCACCTTTGGAAGCTCTCACGTTAGTAAAGTTACAAGATCGAAAAGACCACTTCCCTGCCCAACTTTCTGGTGGAGAACAACAACGGGTGGCAATCGCAAGAGCCATTGCCAAAAGACCCGAACTTTTGTTATGTGATGAACCAACGGGAGCTTTGGATTTTAAGACAGGTAGAATTGTTTTAGAAGCAATCACTGGGATCAATAAAGATCTAGGAACCACAACGGTTGTGATCACCCATAATGAATCAATCGCTCAAATTGCAGACCGCATCATTCTCGTGAAAGACGGAACCATTGTTTCTGATACAAAAAATCATCATAAAAAATCAGTATCCGAGGTGAGTTGGTGA
- a CDS encoding ABC transporter permease — MIGSTLNLKLLRDLKTISLQGLTVGLVIAAGLSYFSASWSSYFSLLQAKEQFYSKQSLCDGFVNLNRAPNFLERKIADLPGITNFETRISKEIVLDFQSEVYPSAAQLLSLTDHINTIYLTKGTLPKQNQEVVISESFAKANDLEPGAELSTIIGGKRVLLTVTGIGLSPEFVYVFRPGNPLPDDKHYGIFWMKREAIEANFNFESSFNQVVFQLTKDPLDRKKTLHDLDLILEEYGGLGAKERKFIPSESFLNDEFRQLRTTAVFLPGIFLAIAAFLLHIISNRLITKEREQIATLRALGYTALQIVFHYLKLISFITAISSMLGIFIGYLLGTAMTNLYGEFYKFPNLVPVFPPLLMLFSFFFGILIGGIGTLFSLYSIIKLDPAQAMRPAPPGKYSIAFWESWITNMQTIQRMVLRNLFKRPMRTLLTILGLSTSIMIMIIGNFIQDTVGSLLDLQFNTIQRETLTLTFRNPISESVLFELKEMDGVFVAEGQRSIPIKMTKDRKSKDIVLTGLPNNSELRKILGQDLKPLQIPISGIMVNQDLAKRMNIRIGETIQIETLDGEKKKFSVQVTALANEILGQGVFTNKENLNRILEEGNLINTALLKTDPNKDLELIKEFKDDPLVIGLFSKTAILKGFQEVMQRSLQSTSVIILIFTVIISIGVIYNTALITLSERIYELGSLRILGFTLKEVFAIIAWELSWQILCAIPIGCIFGYQLANVILNSNETEGFRIPATIYPSTYYYSILLALFTAGISYLIVFRKLKTMDLLSVLKVRE, encoded by the coding sequence GTGATCGGCTCCACTCTCAATTTAAAACTGTTACGAGACCTAAAAACAATCTCCTTACAGGGTTTAACCGTTGGACTTGTCATCGCCGCAGGTCTCAGTTATTTCTCCGCTTCTTGGTCCTCCTACTTTTCTTTATTACAAGCAAAGGAACAATTTTACAGCAAACAAAGTTTATGTGATGGGTTTGTGAATTTGAATCGTGCTCCCAATTTTTTGGAACGAAAAATTGCAGACCTTCCTGGGATCACCAACTTCGAAACTAGGATTTCAAAAGAAATAGTTCTAGATTTCCAAAGTGAAGTGTATCCCTCTGCCGCGCAACTTTTGTCATTAACTGATCATATCAATACCATCTATTTGACCAAAGGAACACTTCCAAAACAAAACCAAGAAGTGGTGATCAGCGAAAGTTTTGCCAAAGCAAATGATTTAGAACCAGGAGCAGAATTATCGACCATCATTGGAGGGAAACGTGTCCTTCTTACAGTCACAGGGATTGGACTCTCTCCAGAATTTGTCTATGTCTTTCGCCCAGGGAACCCTCTCCCCGATGACAAACACTATGGAATTTTTTGGATGAAACGAGAGGCGATCGAAGCTAATTTTAATTTTGAATCCTCCTTCAATCAGGTGGTATTCCAACTCACGAAAGATCCATTGGATCGAAAAAAAACATTACACGACTTAGATTTAATCCTCGAGGAATACGGTGGCCTTGGCGCCAAAGAACGAAAGTTTATACCTTCGGAATCCTTTTTAAACGATGAATTTAGACAACTGAGGACAACGGCTGTCTTCCTACCTGGAATCTTCCTTGCCATCGCGGCCTTTTTATTACACATCATCTCGAACCGACTCATCACAAAAGAAAGAGAACAAATTGCAACCTTACGGGCATTAGGATACACTGCCTTACAAATTGTTTTTCATTACCTAAAACTCATTTCATTCATCACAGCAATTAGCAGTATGCTCGGAATTTTCATTGGCTATCTGCTTGGGACTGCCATGACAAACCTATATGGAGAATTTTATAAATTCCCAAATCTGGTTCCTGTATTCCCACCTCTTCTCATGTTATTTAGTTTTTTCTTTGGAATTTTGATTGGAGGGATCGGAACACTTTTTTCTTTATATAGCATCATCAAACTAGACCCAGCACAAGCCATGCGCCCTGCTCCACCCGGGAAATATTCCATCGCATTTTGGGAATCATGGATCACCAATATGCAAACCATCCAAAGGATGGTACTCCGAAACTTATTCAAACGACCCATGCGGACACTCTTAACAATCCTTGGATTATCTACATCCATCATGATTATGATCATTGGAAATTTTATCCAGGATACAGTTGGCTCTCTCTTGGATTTGCAATTTAATACCATCCAACGGGAAACATTGACCTTAACATTTCGTAATCCCATCTCGGAGTCTGTTTTATTCGAACTGAAAGAGATGGATGGAGTTTTCGTAGCAGAAGGACAAAGGTCGATTCCGATTAAGATGACAAAAGATAGGAAGAGTAAAGACATTGTCCTCACAGGTCTTCCCAACAATTCCGAATTAAGAAAAATCCTTGGACAGGATTTAAAACCCTTACAAATTCCGATTTCTGGAATTATGGTAAACCAAGACTTAGCAAAAAGAATGAATATTCGAATTGGGGAAACAATTCAAATCGAAACTCTTGATGGAGAAAAAAAGAAATTTTCTGTTCAGGTGACCGCACTAGCAAATGAAATCTTAGGACAAGGTGTTTTCACAAACAAAGAGAATTTAAACCGTATTCTAGAGGAAGGGAATCTCATCAATACTGCTTTGTTAAAAACAGATCCAAACAAAGACTTAGAGTTAATCAAAGAATTTAAAGATGATCCATTGGTGATTGGACTTTTTTCCAAAACAGCGATCCTCAAAGGATTCCAGGAAGTGATGCAGAGATCGTTACAATCTACCTCTGTCATCATCCTCATTTTTACTGTCATCATATCCATTGGAGTGATCTACAATACGGCATTGATCACCCTTTCCGAAAGGATATATGAATTGGGGAGTTTGCGGATTTTAGGATTCACGTTAAAAGAGGTATTTGCCATCATTGCTTGGGAATTGTCATGGCAAATTCTATGTGCCATTCCCATTGGATGTATCTTTGGATACCAATTGGCAAATGTAATCTTAAATAGTAATGAAACAGAAGGTTTCAGAATTCCCGCAACAATCTACCCTTCTACATATTATTATTCCATCCTCCTTGCATTATTTACAGCAGGCATTAGCTATTTGATTGTATTTAGGAAATTAAAAACCATGGATTTATTAAGTGTGTTGAAGGTAAGGGAATAA
- a CDS encoding efflux RND transporter periplasmic adaptor subunit yields MFKMDFVEILKSKNAKIGIGVLLLIIFSFFILRKKPKPVEISPVTKGTYQQILSVQGKSKVKELYTVYSPVNGVMRRVELHAGDQVKKGMNLLTVDWDIVKTVKANTNGQILKVYRESAGPVAMGERIMDYGDLSKLEIIAYVLTEDMPELTLGDTVNLSGFGDQMLIGKIANIEPAAITKISSLGVEEQRVPISIAFEPPNGMGDGYELECKIILFEKPNSILIPSSALFRQDDKWAVYTVEKKKATLRFVTVEHQSEGISLIKEGLKEGESIILYPGDGITNGTKVIAE; encoded by the coding sequence ATGTTCAAAATGGATTTTGTAGAAATTTTAAAATCTAAGAATGCAAAGATTGGGATTGGAGTTTTATTACTCATCATTTTCTCCTTTTTCATTTTACGAAAGAAACCTAAACCCGTTGAGATTTCTCCTGTAACAAAAGGAACTTACCAACAAATCCTTTCCGTCCAAGGAAAATCAAAAGTGAAAGAATTATATACTGTGTATTCACCCGTGAATGGAGTGATGCGAAGAGTGGAACTCCATGCGGGTGACCAAGTAAAGAAGGGCATGAACCTACTCACGGTGGATTGGGACATTGTCAAAACAGTAAAAGCCAATACGAATGGCCAAATTTTAAAAGTATACCGCGAGAGTGCAGGACCCGTGGCTATGGGCGAGCGGATTATGGATTACGGTGATCTTTCGAAACTGGAAATCATCGCCTATGTTTTAACCGAAGACATGCCAGAGCTCACACTTGGTGACACTGTGAATCTTTCTGGATTTGGGGATCAAATGTTAATAGGGAAAATCGCAAACATAGAACCCGCAGCCATTACGAAGATATCTTCGCTTGGAGTGGAAGAACAAAGAGTTCCTATTTCAATTGCATTTGAGCCACCAAATGGAATGGGTGATGGTTATGAATTAGAATGTAAGATCATTCTCTTTGAAAAACCAAACTCGATCCTCATACCAAGTTCTGCGCTCTTCCGCCAAGATGACAAATGGGCAGTGTATACTGTTGAGAAGAAAAAAGCAACATTACGCTTTGTGACTGTAGAACACCAAAGTGAAGGGATTAGTCTTATCAAAGAAGGTTTGAAAGAAGGAGAATCTATTATTTTGTATCCAGGTGATGGGATCACAAATGGAACAAAAGTGATCGCGGAATAA